Genomic window (Clarias gariepinus isolate MV-2021 ecotype Netherlands chromosome 4, CGAR_prim_01v2, whole genome shotgun sequence):
CCAGGGGGAGAAGCAGTTGGGCTACTAATACAGTAATAGGAATGGCTTTTAACAACTTTAATAATCTGTGTTGCTGAAGCTTAGTTAACTAAATGATGTGCCACTTACAGCCTGAATTCCAGAGAACTGCTGAGAAAGAttcatgatgatggtgatgatgataggCCGCCGGTAAATGGGGTTACGGAAAAGCTGAAGaatggaaacttttttttccatggCCACCCTATTGGCTTCTTCCTTCATCTCCTGAATATCATCCTCAATACAGTCATTCCCATGAAGACCCACCAACgctgagatatacagtatacataggctacataaatattatgcaaatgcagaaaaaaatacaatgaagctgtgtgAGTCTAGTTATGGCAAATGTCTTGCCATGTTATGTGAGCTACAAGTGCAATATACGTGCCATTGACCCTATtcaaaaaacaatacagtagaTAGATTATCTACACTAAATTTACCCAAGGGAGAGAAGACTTGAATTACCCATGCGAGCCTTCTCCTCCTGCTGCAGGTTGATGAGCAGGTATCTGGGACTTTCAGAGCAAAACAGCAGCATTATGATCTGCATTACTGAAGGCAAAACTGTCAGGCATGGCAGCAGTGGCCAAAGATAAGAATCATCTTCATCTCcttcagatttatttttagaaattaaCACCTCCTTGAAAAGAAGGATCTGCAACAATAACGAAAGTAAATATAATTAtggtgagtctctctctctctctctctctctctcacaaacacacacacacacatacacacacacacactcacacaaagaAGCATATTTCACCTTGGCTATTAGCATGCCAAGTAAACTCCCAAACTGGTGAAGGGTGCCAAATGCTCCTCTTAGTGCTGTCGGTGCAATTTCCGCCACATACATGGGAGTCAGGCCCGTACAGAGACCACAGAAGACGCCAATGATGAAGTGACCGAGGATCAGCATTTCATATGATCGGGAAACACCGGACAAGCCCATCAGCCCACCCCCGATCAGAGCCAAGACATTAGAAAGGAGCATAGATTTACGTCTGTGTAAAAAAAGATGAAGGGGACACCTGGGTTTCAgtcaataatatttataaattatcaaAATGTAATAGtttacctatttaaaaaatctaaatattagttagtttaaataacattttagacatttaaccaaagcagctttacacaatcaaatgaattatttacatttgtaaaggcacttgtgagcagcaatatggtttcatgcctagaaagagtacattagatgcagtatttgctttgaggatgctttgagaagtacagagaaggtaataaagagttgcattgtgtcttgcATGCACAGACACTGGTCACAaggttacagtaaacagtacacgtgcacacagatgttgactatacgagtgacgcacgTGCACTGAGACTGGTCATGGGAgccgattacccacaattctacagcgcaagagagaaaggAGAACCCCACAAaaattggctcagttgtgatcacgtgacactcggcagCCCAGGCAAATGCGTACTACTGTACACGTATATCAAGACCTTGCTtgtttaacaagttaaaatttattttaaaattttgcttgtcttgtaaAACACTCACAGATCAGGTTACTTGCAATTCaaggttttacttttatatGGAGCAGTGATATTGTAAGATCTTTGTTTTTGAGCTGCGATCACGgtctgtttttatgtttttctggcGACATCTGtttcttaaaatgtttatgtGTTAATCCAGTTACAATAATTTCAGCAATTTCCTTAGCTGTTTTTATTCCCTTGATGTAAGGCAATCATTTTACCCTTTTAAAACACAAGTCTTTTTTCACGATCATGGAATGTGTCTTCTAAAATGGTTGTttaaagattcaagattcaagattcaaaaatctttattagtcccagagggaaattgcttaaaatgAAAAGCTACTCACTTCATCATTTaggattaaaatattttttaacagttgATGCATATTATTGCATTATAAGTATTATCCTATTTAAATCCAAACAGTGAGTTTTcttttggccaggcaatgtaTTAGAAGTGTAGATAAGAAAgggataaaataaatgatttgatTCATTACAGTATTCTTATTGAATGACTTACTGTAGCTTACTTTTTATCTCCCCTTTAAATACTACACGTTTACATTGTATTATTACTCCAAACTGTAGCAGATTATTTTTCTCCAGGCTGTTTAACAGTGGCCCATTCAGCCTAGAAACGAACTGTTGGATCACTTTATTTCATCCTCAGTTGCTCACCTCCCGAACTTGTTGACCAGAGCTCCCACAGAGAGAGCACCAATAATGCCACCAGCATGGAATATAGTTATAGCCAAAGACCTCACTGTAGTCACAGTGGATTCATCCATGGGTTGACCATAGCGCTCCAGCGATGTCCTCAATAAAAAGGAATCTAATTTCTGATCATTTCAGTAGGACAAatggtagagagagagagagagagagagcatagtAAATCTCCCAAGCAAACATCTATCTATATATTACAtgcattttgtaatattttgtaaGATATTAACTTAgacaatgcattattattattcttagtagtagtggtagtggtAGTTGTATTATTATACCACAAAAAATATACTGTTGATCGCTGTGTTGTAGCCAAACTGCAGTGAACCAATGGATGCTGTCATCACACAGAACACCAAATGACCAGTCATCTGAAAATTAAGGAATATAAACAGAATTCATGAAGTAAAAGATAAATGCACAAGAAGAATGGGAATGAGAAAATATGAAAGAGCTGAATAAAACACAAGGTGTCCAAGAGATTTGATTAtggtgtactgtacatacaatataCACAGCATACAACATACAATATTTTAGACATTCCTTATTTCTGCatctacaaaataaattaaacaatgaGAAATTTTAAATAGGAACTGTAACAGACTCCAATTGGTTTTGAATACTTAAATACTTTGGGATTTTTATCTAGAAAAGGTTTcgcatttataattaaaaaaaaaagatgaaagatgaaaaaaagggaaaataacaataatcatCTAAATGAGTTGAATGACCTTTATATTAAAGACATATCCCCTTACTATTAAatctatttattctatttatttacagGGTGCATTTAAGTGCAACTggtttaaacatgtaaaataacGGAACACAAGTATGCAAGTAAGCTTTGATTATCTCTATAATaaccactgctacactaatgcaccaaTCCCAGAGTtttattagtgcttggataacatcaagatagaaagttttctcagtgcgCTTGTGCCATGAGTGGACTGTCTGCTCCACGTTAGACATGCTGGTCTCcaaagaactcctttaatggcccaaatatgcGGAAATCGCTTGGAGCAAAGtcagtactgtacatggattttgcaataactcctagccgagtttttttaatgtgcaagtggtcaATTTGGCAGTATGAGGTCATGCACTGTTTTGCAAAAGCAGAAAACCCTTGGTGATCAAACCAGGCCATTTAAAAGAAGGGCTgttaaaagagttcctgggaagACAGCGTTTTAAATAGGAAGCAGGCATATGGCTGGAATAAGTagattagtgtagcaggggattatatagataaataatggtgtgttctgttattttacattattaaaggtcctggtttgacttgaacgccctatGTATTccccataaataaataaattgtttccaGTAATTCTACTGTTGCAGTTTCCCATGTCCTATGTCCTGGGGACATGACGATTTCTGGggtaaatatgaaatattaagtAACTACAGTATAGAGGTAACTATAGAACAGTTACAAGAGTAATTTTTGAAATTagtgttttgaaaaataaatctgttaagCTTTGTTATATAGGTAAGACATAGAAtgtgatatatttttaaaaaactatatttagtgtgtgttaaaatctgtttaaaaccTGAAATGCACAAAGGGCTTTTCTAAGAGTTGATTTGGATGCTCATGATTTAAACACAGTTAAACATGTTAcaaagaaatacacacacaaaaaaaaggtgtaACAAAATTGTTGAAACTTTACACTCGTATAAAgagaattatatttaaaatttctttaagGAATATTTTGTTGCATacaaaaataactgaaaactaATATTAATTATAGCCTAGAAGTTATAAAAAGCCATCTCCCACCTTGTCCAACGTCAAACTGGTTATAAATCCAAACTTATGAAGTGCAATTCTCAGTTCTGTGTCTGCTGCATAAACTCCTTCTCTGAAAGAGGAAATGGCATGAGGCTTTAAATGAAATGGGAGGGGGATAGAGCTAAAAGAAACTCATATCATCGGGCAGGTTTCTACTTTGACCTCCTGTTGCATGAgatgaatttaaaacaaaaatgttggggggaaaaaacacataagatattttagatatttgaaaaattaaacatccTTGTAACATACCAGTGCACCTTGGGAAATAACGGTACTAAGTTGTACTTTTTCTTGCTTTTGAGATGCTACCATTGGGGCAAATCTTACACCCTACAGCATGAGATCAAAAACTTGATATTCAAAGGTCTAaatctaaattttatttaaggtcTGGACCGAACGGTGAGCAACATACAGCACTTTCATGTTTAAGGCAGTCTGAGACAAcaatattagggatgcaccgaaatgaaaattctgggccgaaaacgaaaccgaaatttttggatgcacttggccgaaaaccgataccgaaaccgaaaatggcttcattaaaaaacatgtttaaaatattttctttttgtttgtattaaaaaaatgttgcatattgcaactttgctgtcctcatctgaaactttgaagtgcttccaaaccgccgacatactccgtgtttgatgcataatgacagcgcgaacgagacgggaggatgggagaggcgtggcgacaatttcggcttttattttcggcgctttcttacgtttcggccgaaaccgataatgctatttcggccgaaaatttcggtgcatccctaaacAATATATTCAAGGCTAGTGGAAAAAAATGCCACTGTTTCACTGCAAtcaggtgcttaaatcaaaGCATCTCCAACTTTAAAGCCACTTACTATACAttctatgcatttaaaaatatagtcCAAGTTACTGTAAAAGTAATGGCACTGTTTGcttgcaaatgttttttgtaaacCTGAACAGCTCCaccttttaacattaaaaagatGTTACATGATTTACATGCCTAAACAAACTACAGTAAATAAGCAAAGTGTATTTGTTCTCATGCCTGaataatttcaattcaattcaattcaattttatttgtatagcgcttttagcaattttcattgtcgcaaagcagctttacatagtcaaaagaattatttaagtttgtatgaaatgtgaatttgtatgaatcaaaatggtcagtttgtccctggtgagcaagccgagggcgacagtggcaaggaaaaactccctgagatggtaataggaagaaaccttgagaggaaccagactcaacagggaacccatcctcatttgggtgaaacagaaagcagtaaatgatctgcatttatacagtgtgtagggtgggaggcagttcagctataatagctgatgttaactgatgttaatatggagtccaggtagttattgaagacccaggtagacttgtaagaagttccagtcatgaactatcgaactgtcaagtccccagagaaacagttgccaacaccagtcaaggccagaaccattttctaggtagagagaatcattcccagacaccagacgcatcccagagagacacacggggcatccatgtgacaagatcttcagccagaagcggggcaccaggatgggtcagacaggtccggagggcagagggagtctggatcactggcagctcaggaacgacatgtgtagctcgacagagagagagagaaagagtgaaagggggggacaggaggagagaggaaaaagaaagagggggggaaagagaagaagaggagagatggcagttaggtatggtcacagtcacacaatgtataatgtgaatgtatattaactgtagagtgcaagcagagactctggcaggactaactatgacagcataactaaaagggagagccagaaggaaacacaaacatgagggcttcctgacatgtaaagcaaacaatcacctcaccgtcagcaaacctgagtgatcaatgagagtgaggaagacagcatccaaacataccagttcaccataatactctacgtccatgagtccccca
Coding sequences:
- the LOC128520348 gene encoding solute carrier family 2, facilitated glucose transporter member 3-like isoform X2; translated protein: MDESTVTTVRSLAITIFHAGGIIGALSVGALVNKFGRRKSMLLSNVLALIGGGLMGLSGVSRSYEMLILGHFIIGVFCGLCTGLTPMYVAEIAPTALRGAFGTLHQFGSLLGMLIAKILLFKEVLISKNKSEGDEDDSYLWPLLPCLTVLPSVMQIIMLLFCSESPRYLLINLQQEEKARMALVGLHGNDCIEDDIQEMKEEANRVAMEKKVSILQLFRNPIYRRPIIITIIMNLSQQFSGIQAVAYFSWLIYERACITKSEVFITQEAVYIIFILCSLILVDFAGRRKLHLTGLGGMAICLLVIIISVQLFEGDYMCQQHAVNLPGVLEVTPKSNPLVVTVATVAVFTFLAMFVIGPGPIPWFIATELFAQGARPAAVSVSGCSNWTANLLMLLCLPSLLNSCGSYVLIIFLVLLVLFFLFTYFWVPETKGRTFEDISSEFAGKAATSSNQSSQREDVANVSVSSPKETVAMVEF
- the LOC128520348 gene encoding solute carrier family 2, facilitated glucose transporter member 3-like isoform X1, whose product is MTGHLVFCVMTASIGSLQFGYNTAINSIFFVKLDSFLLRTSLERYGQPMDESTVTTVRSLAITIFHAGGIIGALSVGALVNKFGRRKSMLLSNVLALIGGGLMGLSGVSRSYEMLILGHFIIGVFCGLCTGLTPMYVAEIAPTALRGAFGTLHQFGSLLGMLIAKILLFKEVLISKNKSEGDEDDSYLWPLLPCLTVLPSVMQIIMLLFCSESPRYLLINLQQEEKARMALVGLHGNDCIEDDIQEMKEEANRVAMEKKVSILQLFRNPIYRRPIIITIIMNLSQQFSGIQAVAYFSWLIYERACITKSEVFITQEAVYIIFILCSLILVDFAGRRKLHLTGLGGMAICLLVIIISVQLFEGDYMCQQHAVNLPGVLEVTPKSNPLVVTVATVAVFTFLAMFVIGPGPIPWFIATELFAQGARPAAVSVSGCSNWTANLLMLLCLPSLLNSCGSYVLIIFLVLLVLFFLFTYFWVPETKGRTFEDISSEFAGKAATSSNQSSQREDVANVSVSSPKETVAMVEF